One Thiocapsa bogorovii DNA segment encodes these proteins:
- the gyrA gene encoding DNA gyrase subunit A, translating into MADFAREVLPINLEDEMRQSYLDYAMSVIVGRALPDVRDGLKPVHRRVLFSMSEQGNVWNRAYRKSARVVGDVMGKYHPHGDSAIYDTMVRMAQRFSMRYLLVDGQGNFGSVDGDPPAAMRYTEVRMTRIADALLDDLDKDTVDFIPNYDNTEHEPVVLPARFPNLLVNGSSGIAVGMATNIPPHNLREVIDACLATIDNPSITIEELMVLVPGPDFPTAALINGVRGIREAYRTGRGRAVIRARTMIEVQKRSGREAIVVTELPYQVNKARLLERIAELVKEKKIEGIAQDGLRDESDKDGMRVVIELKRDAYAEVLLANLYQHTQMQQVFGINMVALVDGQPRTLNLKQILEYFIRHRRDVVTRRTLFELRKARDRAHVLEGYAIALANIDEIIALIKASANPAEAREGLMARTWAPGSVTGMLERAGAEQTRPEELESAFGLVDGGYRLSERQAKAILDLQLQRLTGLEQDKILDEFKEILDKIAALLMILSESDRLMDVIREELTAIRDQFGDDRRTEIQVDHTDLTLEDMIAPEEVVVTMSHQGYVKAQPISDYQAQRRGGKGKSATSFKEEDFIDRIFVANSRDTVLCFSSRGRVYWLKVYELPQAGRGARGRPMVNLLPLEQGERINAVLPVRDYESGYFVFMATSAGTVKKTPLDDFSRPLSRGIIAIDLREDEYLIGVAITDGKQDLMLFTSAGKAVRFSEGAVRAMGRTAHGVRGVSLAPGQKVISLLVPEPGTVLSVTENGYGKRTRVEDFPTKGRGTKGVIGISTSERNGAQVGAVLVRPGDEIMLITEGGTLIRTPIDQIPVVGRSAQGVKLINLGEGERLVYLERIVALEGEKEGNGDLAEHQDPDEANDEPNDDDQSPDADPDSDPQA; encoded by the coding sequence ATGGCAGATTTCGCGAGAGAAGTTCTTCCCATCAATCTCGAGGACGAGATGCGTCAGTCCTACCTCGATTACGCCATGAGCGTGATCGTGGGGCGCGCGCTTCCCGATGTGCGCGACGGACTCAAGCCGGTTCACCGGCGTGTCCTCTTCTCGATGAGCGAGCAGGGCAACGTCTGGAACCGTGCCTACCGGAAGTCTGCTCGCGTGGTCGGCGACGTCATGGGTAAATACCACCCTCACGGTGACTCGGCCATTTACGACACCATGGTCCGCATGGCGCAGCGCTTCTCGATGCGCTACCTGCTGGTGGACGGGCAGGGCAACTTCGGCTCGGTCGACGGGGATCCCCCCGCGGCCATGCGCTATACCGAGGTGCGGATGACGCGCATCGCCGACGCACTGCTCGATGACCTCGACAAGGACACGGTCGACTTCATACCCAACTACGACAACACCGAGCATGAGCCGGTTGTCCTCCCGGCGCGCTTCCCGAATCTGCTGGTGAACGGCTCATCCGGCATCGCCGTGGGCATGGCCACCAACATCCCGCCGCACAACCTGCGCGAGGTCATCGATGCCTGTCTGGCGACCATCGACAACCCGTCGATCACCATCGAGGAGCTGATGGTGCTGGTGCCCGGCCCGGATTTCCCGACCGCGGCGCTGATCAACGGCGTGCGCGGTATCCGCGAGGCCTACCGGACCGGTCGCGGCCGAGCGGTCATCCGTGCCCGTACCATGATCGAGGTCCAGAAGCGCAGCGGGCGCGAGGCGATCGTCGTCACCGAGCTGCCCTACCAGGTCAACAAGGCGCGTCTGCTCGAGCGCATCGCCGAGCTGGTGAAGGAAAAGAAGATCGAGGGCATCGCCCAGGACGGTCTGCGCGACGAGTCCGACAAGGACGGCATGCGCGTCGTCATCGAGCTTAAACGCGATGCCTACGCCGAGGTGCTGCTGGCAAACCTCTACCAGCACACCCAGATGCAGCAGGTCTTCGGTATCAATATGGTCGCCCTGGTCGACGGCCAGCCGCGGACTCTGAATCTCAAGCAGATCCTCGAATACTTCATCCGTCACCGCCGCGACGTGGTGACGCGCCGCACCCTCTTCGAGCTGCGCAAGGCCCGCGACCGCGCCCACGTCTTGGAAGGCTATGCGATCGCGTTGGCGAACATCGACGAGATCATCGCCCTGATCAAGGCATCGGCCAACCCGGCCGAGGCGCGCGAGGGACTGATGGCGCGGACCTGGGCGCCCGGCTCGGTGACCGGCATGCTCGAGCGTGCCGGCGCGGAGCAGACCCGCCCCGAGGAGCTCGAATCGGCCTTCGGTCTGGTCGACGGGGGATATCGGCTGAGCGAGCGCCAGGCCAAGGCGATCCTGGATCTGCAGCTTCAACGCCTGACCGGGCTGGAGCAGGACAAGATCCTCGACGAATTCAAGGAGATACTCGACAAGATCGCCGCCCTACTGATGATCCTCTCCGAATCCGATCGCCTCATGGACGTGATCCGCGAGGAGCTCACGGCGATCCGCGATCAGTTCGGCGACGACCGGCGCACCGAGATCCAGGTCGACCACACCGACCTCACCCTGGAGGACATGATCGCGCCTGAAGAGGTCGTGGTGACGATGTCGCATCAGGGCTACGTCAAGGCCCAGCCGATCAGCGACTATCAGGCGCAGCGGCGCGGCGGCAAGGGCAAGAGCGCAACCTCCTTTAAGGAAGAAGACTTCATCGACCGCATCTTCGTGGCCAACTCGCGCGACACCGTGCTCTGCTTCTCCAGTCGCGGGCGCGTGTACTGGCTCAAGGTTTACGAGCTGCCGCAGGCCGGTCGCGGCGCGCGCGGTCGGCCGATGGTCAACCTGTTGCCGCTGGAGCAAGGCGAGCGCATCAACGCCGTGCTGCCTGTGCGCGACTACGAGTCCGGCTATTTCGTCTTCATGGCGACCAGCGCCGGCACGGTCAAAAAGACCCCGCTCGACGACTTCTCGCGGCCCCTCTCGCGCGGCATCATCGCGATCGATCTGCGTGAAGACGAGTATCTCATCGGCGTTGCCATCACCGACGGCAAGCAGGACCTCATGCTCTTCACTTCCGCCGGCAAGGCGGTGCGTTTCAGCGAGGGTGCGGTCCGCGCGATGGGTCGAACCGCCCACGGCGTTCGCGGCGTGTCACTTGCGCCGGGGCAAAAGGTGATCTCCCTGCTCGTGCCCGAGCCCGGCACCGTGCTCAGCGTGACCGAAAACGGCTACGGCAAGCGCACCCGTGTCGAGGACTTCCCGACCAAGGGTCGCGGCACCAAGGGTGTGATCGGCATCAGTACCTCCGAGCGCAACGGTGCCCAGGTCGGCGCCGTGCTGGTGCGTCCCGGCGACGAGATCATGTTGATCACCGAGGGCGGCACACTGATCCGCACCCCGATCGATCAGATTCCGGTCGTGGGTCGCAGTGCGCAGGGCGTGAAGCTGATCAATCTCGGCGAGGGCGAGCGGCTTGTCTATCTCGAGCGGATCGTCGCGCTGGAGGGCGAGAAGGAAGGCAATGGGGATCTTGCCGAGCATCAAGATCCGGACGAGGCGAACGACGAGCCGAACGATGATGATCAGTCTCCCGATGCCGATCCCGACAGCGATCCGCAGGCATAG
- the rpsD gene encoding 30S ribosomal protein S4 translates to MARYTGPTCKLARREGTDLALKSRARSLDTKCNLEKQPGQTTDRRRRLSDYGVQLREKQKVRRIYGLMERQFRNYYKKAAQAKGATGENLLQLLERRLDNVVYRMGFGATRSEARQLVSHKAILVNGRVVNIASYQVGADDHVEVREAAKKQVRVQNALALAEQYGFPDWVDVDTKGLKGVFKRIPDRSDLPADINESLIVELYSK, encoded by the coding sequence ATGGCACGTTATACAGGCCCAACCTGCAAACTCGCACGGCGCGAGGGGACCGATCTCGCCCTGAAGAGTCGCGCGCGTTCGCTGGACACGAAGTGCAACCTCGAAAAGCAACCCGGTCAGACGACCGACCGTCGGCGTCGGCTCTCCGACTACGGGGTCCAACTTCGCGAGAAGCAGAAGGTTCGCCGGATCTACGGGCTGATGGAGCGGCAATTCCGGAATTACTACAAGAAGGCTGCGCAAGCGAAGGGCGCGACTGGCGAGAACCTGCTGCAGCTCCTCGAGCGGCGCCTCGACAACGTTGTGTACCGGATGGGTTTCGGCGCCACGCGCTCCGAGGCACGTCAGTTGGTCAGCCACAAGGCGATCTTGGTCAACGGCCGAGTCGTCAACATCGCCTCCTACCAAGTAGGCGCCGACGACCACGTCGAGGTCCGAGAGGCCGCGAAGAAGCAGGTGCGCGTGCAAAACGCATTGGCACTCGCCGAGCAGTACGGCTTTCCGGACTGGGTCGATGTCGATACCAAAGGCTTAAAGGGCGTCTTCAAGCGCATTCCGGATCGCTCGGACCTGCCGGCCGACATCAACGAATCGCTGATCGTCGAGTTGTACTCCAAGTAA
- the rplQ gene encoding 50S ribosomal protein L17, with translation MRHRNAGRHLNRTGSHREAMFRNMAASLFRHELIKTTLPKAKELRRVAEPLITLAKSDSVHTRRLAFSRLRDKEAVGKLFVELGPRYQARPGGYLRILKCGYRAGDSAPMAYVELVDRPANAVAVEDDED, from the coding sequence ATGCGTCATCGCAACGCCGGAAGGCACCTCAATCGCACCGGCTCGCATCGCGAGGCCATGTTTCGCAACATGGCTGCCTCGTTGTTTCGCCATGAGCTCATCAAGACCACGTTGCCGAAGGCCAAAGAGCTGCGCCGCGTCGCCGAGCCCCTGATCACCCTGGCGAAGAGCGATTCCGTTCACACCCGTCGCCTTGCGTTTTCGCGGCTGCGCGACAAGGAAGCGGTGGGCAAGCTCTTCGTCGAGCTTGGTCCTCGCTATCAGGCGCGTCCCGGCGGCTATCTGCGTATCCTCAAGTGCGGGTACCGAGCCGGTGATTCGGCGCCGATGGCCTACGTCGAGCTGGTCGATCGGCCTGCGAACGCGGTCGCCGTGGAAGACGACGAGGATTGA
- a CDS encoding DNA-directed RNA polymerase subunit alpha, giving the protein MTDAIGEFLKPRIVRVEAVDGSSTHAKVSLEPLERGFGHTLGNALRRILLSSMDGWAVTEVEIQGVLHEYTTIPGVQEDVLEILLNLKQLAISLKGKDEATFTVSKTGPGVVTAADIAIDHTAEIANPELVIANMTEGELSMSMTIRRGRGYEPATQREVEEGEDRPIGKLPLDASYSPVRRVAIEVQSARVEQRTDLDRLVIDLETNGTIDPREAIQRAATILRDQLSSFVALEGSGPSDTQVLEARDESPYDPILLRPVDDLELTVRSANCLKAENIYLIGDLIQRTEVELLKTPNLGKKSLTEIKDVLATRGLSLGMRLENWPPDNIAELGIR; this is encoded by the coding sequence ATGACTGACGCTATTGGCGAATTTCTCAAACCGCGCATCGTACGTGTCGAGGCGGTCGACGGCAGCTCGACGCATGCCAAGGTATCCCTGGAGCCGCTCGAGCGTGGTTTCGGGCACACCCTCGGCAACGCGTTGCGCCGTATTCTCTTATCCTCGATGGATGGCTGGGCGGTGACGGAGGTCGAGATCCAGGGCGTCTTGCACGAGTACACCACGATCCCCGGCGTTCAAGAGGACGTCCTCGAGATCTTGCTCAACCTCAAACAGCTCGCCATATCGCTCAAGGGCAAAGACGAGGCGACCTTCACGGTCAGTAAGACCGGTCCCGGCGTCGTCACCGCCGCGGACATCGCAATCGATCATACGGCCGAGATCGCGAATCCCGAGTTGGTCATTGCGAACATGACCGAGGGCGAGTTGAGCATGTCGATGACGATCCGGCGCGGGCGTGGTTATGAGCCGGCGACGCAGCGCGAGGTCGAAGAGGGTGAGGATCGCCCGATCGGCAAGCTTCCGCTCGATGCATCCTACAGCCCGGTCCGGCGTGTCGCGATCGAGGTGCAATCCGCCCGCGTCGAGCAGCGAACCGATTTGGATCGGTTGGTCATCGACCTGGAGACCAACGGCACGATCGATCCGCGCGAAGCGATCCAGCGCGCCGCGACAATTCTGCGGGATCAGTTGTCGAGCTTCGTGGCCCTGGAAGGGTCCGGTCCGTCCGATACGCAGGTCCTCGAGGCCCGCGACGAGTCGCCGTACGATCCGATTTTGCTACGGCCGGTGGACGACCTCGAGCTAACCGTTCGCTCGGCGAACTGTTTGAAGGCGGAGAACATCTACCTGATCGGCGATTTGATTCAACGCACCGAGGTCGAGCTTCTCAAGACGCCGAATTTGGGCAAGAAGTCCCTGACCGAGATCAAGGACGTGCTTGCGACGCGTGGACTTTCGCTCGGGATGCGGCTCGAGAACTGGCCGCCGGACAATATCGCCGAGCTCGGCATTCGCTAA
- a CDS encoding SAM hydrolase/SAM-dependent halogenase family protein, producing the protein MTTPIPPIVLVTDFGDGIYVGQIRARLGDHLPEVPVIDLVHDLPPFRADLAAYLLPALIRDMPGGAIYVCVVDPGVGGTRCGLLARARDCWVIGPDNGLLAPLVRCTEGASVQRIGWCPAVLSASFHGRDWFAPAAARLFAGEDLQLTPIDPSEMVGSDWPSERAAVVYVDRFGNLMTGLRAVNHGSTQSLHVGTRTLPHARTFCDVMPGEAFWYENAFGLVEIAVNQGRADRLLALSPGDSVGPFTPPN; encoded by the coding sequence ATGACGACGCCGATTCCCCCGATCGTCCTCGTCACGGATTTCGGTGACGGCATCTATGTCGGGCAGATCCGGGCTCGACTCGGTGATCATTTGCCCGAAGTTCCGGTTATCGATCTGGTTCATGACCTTCCGCCGTTCCGCGCCGATCTGGCGGCCTATCTCCTGCCGGCGTTGATCCGGGACATGCCCGGTGGCGCGATCTATGTGTGTGTTGTTGATCCGGGTGTCGGCGGCACGCGGTGCGGGCTTCTGGCGAGAGCGCGGGACTGTTGGGTTATCGGACCCGACAACGGACTCTTGGCCCCGCTCGTACGCTGCACCGAAGGTGCGTCTGTGCAACGGATCGGATGGTGTCCGGCGGTGCTTTCGGCGAGTTTTCACGGCCGAGACTGGTTCGCCCCCGCTGCCGCCCGGTTGTTTGCGGGAGAGGACCTTCAGCTGACGCCGATCGATCCCTCCGAGATGGTCGGATCCGACTGGCCGAGCGAACGGGCCGCTGTCGTCTATGTCGATCGTTTCGGTAATCTGATGACGGGACTGCGGGCGGTGAATCACGGCTCCACGCAGTCCTTGCACGTCGGCACTCGTACACTTCCTCATGCACGAACCTTCTGCGATGTGATGCCGGGAGAGGCGTTCTGGTATGAGAATGCCTTCGGCCTCGTGGAGATTGCCGTGAATCAAGGTCGTGCGGATCGACTGCTTGCCCTCTCCCCCGGTGATTCCGTCGGACCTTTCACGCCTCCGAATTGA
- the rpsM gene encoding 30S ribosomal protein S13: protein MARIAGVNIPDKKHAVIALTSIYGIGRVRAAVICDAAGVPRDAKVQNLTEEEVDKLRSEVGKFSVEGDLRREVSMNIKRLMDLGCNRGIRHRRGLPLRGQRTRTNARTRKGPRRPIKR, encoded by the coding sequence ATGGCCCGTATCGCCGGCGTCAACATCCCGGACAAGAAGCACGCAGTGATCGCGTTGACTTCGATTTATGGCATCGGCCGCGTGCGTGCCGCTGTGATCTGCGACGCCGCCGGTGTTCCGCGCGATGCCAAGGTTCAGAACCTCACGGAAGAAGAGGTCGACAAGCTGCGCAGCGAGGTCGGCAAGTTCTCCGTTGAAGGTGACCTGCGGCGCGAAGTGTCGATGAACATCAAGCGCTTGATGGACCTCGGCTGTAACCGCGGTATTCGCCACCGTCGTGGCTTGCCGTTGCGCGGCCAGCGGACCCGCACGAACGCACGTACCCGCAAGGGTCCGCGTCGTCCCATCAAACGATAA
- a CDS encoding tellurite resistance TerB family protein, whose protein sequence is MANFGDLLGSFIQSNMAQSGSGRMGNALQDLQANFGRMTGGQGGGAGGDMLGNLLEMAKGALGNASQNPMQAGGIGAVLGSVLGGGGKSVKGAMTGGALAMLAGIAYKAFTESGQAAQAGGLPAASGAPELPLGLRAPQTAAEEQALENTAQLVIKGMINIAKSDGQVSVDEIQRIVGKIEAAGMGADAQEWLMTELRQPLNLDAFVAEIPSPEVAAEVYAASLLAVEVDTPQEQDYLRRFAEKAGLHPLVVKHIHQSMGVTV, encoded by the coding sequence ATGGCCAACTTCGGCGATCTGCTCGGCAGCTTCATTCAGAGCAATATGGCCCAGTCCGGCTCGGGCCGGATGGGGAATGCGCTTCAAGATCTGCAGGCGAATTTCGGTCGGATGACCGGCGGGCAGGGCGGGGGTGCCGGCGGCGATATGCTGGGCAACCTCCTGGAAATGGCCAAGGGCGCGCTCGGGAATGCCTCGCAGAATCCGATGCAAGCCGGCGGGATCGGTGCCGTGCTCGGCTCGGTCTTGGGCGGCGGAGGAAAGTCCGTGAAAGGCGCGATGACCGGGGGTGCGCTCGCGATGTTGGCCGGGATCGCCTACAAGGCGTTCACCGAATCGGGTCAAGCGGCTCAGGCCGGCGGACTGCCGGCTGCGAGCGGAGCGCCGGAGTTGCCGTTGGGCCTCAGAGCTCCGCAGACCGCGGCGGAGGAGCAGGCGTTGGAGAACACTGCGCAGTTGGTCATCAAGGGTATGATCAACATCGCCAAGTCGGATGGCCAGGTGAGCGTCGACGAGATCCAGCGTATCGTCGGCAAGATCGAGGCCGCCGGCATGGGCGCAGATGCACAGGAGTGGTTGATGACGGAGCTGCGCCAGCCGCTGAATCTCGACGCCTTCGTGGCCGAGATCCCGAGCCCGGAGGTGGCTGCCGAGGTCTATGCCGCGTCACTGCTGGCCGTCGAGGTCGACACCCCTCAAGAGCAGGACTATTTGCGCCGGTTTGCCGAGAAGGCCGGACTGCATCCTCTCGTTGTGAAACACATCCACCAGTCGATGGGCGTCACGGTCTGA
- the rpsK gene encoding 30S ribosomal protein S11 produces MAKPTRTIKKKIKKQVADGIAHVHASFNNTIITITDRQGNVLSWATAGGSGFRGSRKSTPFAAQVAADKAGQAVKDYGLRNLDVNVKGPGPGRESAVRALNNAGFKITSITDVTPIPHNGCRPPKKRRV; encoded by the coding sequence ATGGCTAAACCGACTCGTACGATCAAGAAAAAGATCAAGAAGCAGGTTGCGGATGGGATTGCTCACGTCCACGCCTCCTTCAACAACACCATCATCACGATTACCGACCGCCAAGGCAATGTGTTGTCGTGGGCGACCGCAGGCGGGTCCGGGTTCCGGGGATCGCGCAAAAGCACGCCCTTCGCCGCACAGGTTGCGGCCGACAAGGCCGGCCAAGCGGTCAAGGATTACGGGCTTCGCAATCTCGACGTCAACGTGAAGGGGCCCGGTCCGGGTCGCGAATCGGCGGTGCGTGCGCTCAACAACGCCGGATTCAAGATCACGAGCATTACCGACGTGACACCGATCCCGCACAACGGCTGCCGCCCGCCCAAGAAGCGGCGCGTCTGA
- a CDS encoding DEAD/DEAH box helicase gives MNRNFAEFLLPDALMRGLEKEGFETPTEVQAQVIPAAMEGLDLLVSAATGSGKTAAFLLPVMERLVGAPRSDSGTRALVLVPTRELARQIHVHFTRLASYTRLNNGVITGGDSRAHQIATLRKNPEILVATPGRLLELLEKGEADLTDLEILVLDEADRMLDMGFVDDVLTIIGRTNPTRQSMLFSATLHHRGLSRITERLLRDPRVLTVNPVREQHPDITHQVILSDGPEHKQQQILWLLRNETYEKALVFTNTRDGATALGNYLIGEGQRAAVLHGELEQRERNRVVGLLHSGRVNVLIATDVAARGLDIPGVERVINFDLPRSGDDYLHRTGRTGRAGEQGVAISLVGAAEWNRLESIERYLNLGLERRSIEGLKASFKGPTKRSGAKKGAKKKSAAKALGAKAAAPKPKDRLRDRKNIGKRRRPKPTAGSEVGVEAGHAPLGKRRPHQAQPEPEHGDGAKS, from the coding sequence ATGAACAGGAACTTTGCTGAGTTTTTGCTTCCGGACGCCCTCATGCGCGGACTGGAAAAAGAGGGCTTCGAGACCCCGACGGAGGTCCAAGCTCAGGTGATCCCGGCTGCGATGGAGGGTCTCGATCTCTTGGTCTCGGCCGCGACGGGCTCGGGGAAAACCGCCGCCTTTCTGCTGCCGGTCATGGAGCGCTTGGTCGGCGCGCCTCGCTCCGACAGCGGGACGCGCGCCCTGGTGTTGGTGCCGACCCGTGAGCTGGCCCGCCAGATCCATGTGCACTTCACTCGCCTCGCCAGCTACACGCGCCTGAACAACGGCGTGATTACGGGCGGCGACTCAAGGGCGCATCAGATCGCGACCCTGCGCAAGAACCCGGAGATTCTGGTGGCGACGCCCGGTCGCTTGCTCGAGCTTCTCGAGAAGGGCGAGGCCGACCTGACCGACCTGGAGATCCTGGTCCTCGACGAGGCCGACCGCATGCTCGATATGGGCTTCGTCGACGATGTCCTCACGATCATCGGCCGGACCAACCCGACGCGCCAGTCGATGTTGTTCTCGGCGACCCTGCACCACCGAGGCCTGAGTCGTATCACCGAGCGCCTGCTGCGCGATCCGCGCGTACTGACCGTCAATCCGGTACGCGAGCAGCATCCAGACATCACGCATCAGGTCATCTTGAGCGACGGTCCCGAGCACAAGCAGCAGCAGATCCTCTGGCTGCTCCGCAACGAGACCTACGAGAAGGCACTGGTCTTCACCAACACCCGCGACGGTGCGACGGCGCTCGGCAACTATCTGATCGGCGAGGGTCAACGCGCGGCCGTACTGCACGGGGAGTTGGAGCAACGCGAGCGCAATCGTGTCGTCGGGCTGCTGCACAGCGGGCGGGTCAATGTCCTGATCGCCACCGATGTCGCGGCACGCGGGCTCGACATCCCCGGTGTCGAGCGAGTGATCAACTTCGACCTACCGCGCAGCGGGGACGATTATCTACACCGCACCGGGCGTACCGGCCGTGCCGGGGAGCAGGGCGTGGCCATCTCGCTGGTTGGTGCCGCCGAATGGAATCGACTGGAGAGCATCGAGCGGTATCTGAATCTCGGCCTCGAGCGTCGCAGCATCGAAGGGCTCAAGGCCTCCTTCAAGGGTCCGACCAAACGCTCGGGTGCGAAAAAAGGGGCAAAAAAGAAGAGTGCGGCCAAGGCCCTCGGTGCGAAGGCCGCCGCGCCAAAGCCCAAGGATCGCCTGCGCGACCGCAAGAATATCGGAAAAAGGCGTCGCCCCAAACCGACTGCGGGAAGTGAGGTCGGGGTCGAGGCCGGTCATGCGCCGCTCGGAAAAAGACGGCCGCATCAAGCCCAGCCTGAACCCGAGCACGGCGACGGGGCGAAAAGCTGA